A DNA window from Arachis hypogaea cultivar Tifrunner chromosome 18, arahy.Tifrunner.gnm2.J5K5, whole genome shotgun sequence contains the following coding sequences:
- the LOC112773050 gene encoding uncharacterized protein: MMVPAMKKQEEEENNSKKFVGTCWSSILMSNNNKSMEEETLMNSLNCIVKPPPPYYVAKTKKPSLSDKSFQICTESLGSETGSDHLLFSSSSSYTVPSRVETQFQAQTQALPEQHCANNLVVVNKCAPRSPPSSLPPPLPSLGTLSRRRDGNGRLFLEALPAVAAAPHKSINKNNNKLCAQRQDGRLVLTFANEEEEEEFEEDDNVVVDEEEEYDEDDEVDEANHDDDDDDDDDDDDYLVHHHNNNNNPKSIISCKDSRRSFLLWEPHCIAT; this comes from the coding sequence ATGATGGTGCCGGCAATgaagaagcaagaagaagaagagaataataGTAAGAAGTTTGTTGGAACATGCTGGAGTTCAATCTTGATGTCCAATAATAATAAGTCCATGGAAGAAGAAACATTGATGAATTCATTGAATTGCATTGTAAAACCTCCTCCTCCTTATTATGTTGCAAAGACTAAAAAACCCTCTCTCAGTGATAAGAGTTTCCAGATATGCACTGAAAGCCTTGGATCCGAAACCGGCTCCGAtcatcttctcttctcttcctcttcttcttataCAGTCCCTTCTCGCGTCGAGACTCAATTTCAGGCTCAAACTCAGGCTCTGCCAGAACAGCATTGTGCTAATAATCTTGTTGTCGTGAACAAGTGCGCACCGCGTTCAcctccttcttctcttcctcctccgcTGCCTTCGCTTGGGACGCTGTCCCGCCGGCGTGACGGCAATGGGAGGCTGTTTCTAGAAGCTTTGCCAGCTGTTGCTGCTGCTCCTCACAAAAGCATTAACAAGAACAACAATAAGCTCTGTGCTCAACGCCAAGACGGTCGTCTCGTCCTTACCTTTgctaatgaagaagaagaagaagaatttgaggAAGATGACAATGTTGTTGTTGATGAAGAAGAGGAATATGATGAAGATGACGAAGTAGATGAAGCAAatcacgatgatgatgatgatgatgatgatgatgatgatgattacttGGTTCAtcatcacaataataataataatccaaaGAGCATTATTAGTTGCAAGGATTCTAGAAGGTCTTTTCTACTATGGGAACCACATTGCATTGCTACTTAA
- the LOC112771044 gene encoding uncharacterized protein yields MGETASAAASTVDDDLLLKNFFAEVSEAERDNEVARILSCFKLNPFEYLKLPFDSSPDDVKKQYRKLSLMVHPDKCKHPQAKEAFGALAKAQQLLLDQNERDYLLSQVNSAKEELRAKRKKQLKKDTASKIKSLVEEGKYDKQYEQSEEFQKELKIKVRELLTEQEWRRRKMQMRISEEEGRLKKDEEEQKEMWKRKREHEEEWEGTREQRVSSWRDFMKGGKKNKKGELRPPKLKTEDPNKSYVQRPVKRG; encoded by the exons ATGGGAGAGACAGCTTCTGCGGCTGCGTCCACCGTCGACGACGATTTGCTTCTCAAGAACTTCTTCGCCGAAGTCAGCGAAGCCGAGAGGGACAACGAAGTCGCTAG GATTCTCTCTTGTTTTAAGTTGAATCCGTTTGAGTATCTAAAGCTTCCATTTGATTCATCACCTGATGATGTGAAAAAGCAGTACCGCAAG TTGTCTTTGATGGTTCACCCTGATAAATGTAAGCATCCACAAGCAAAGGAGGCTTTTGGAG CCCTAGCAAAAGCCCAACAATTATTACTAGACCAAAATGAAAGAGATTACCTTCTTAGCCAGGTCAATTCAGCTAAAG AAGAACTTAGAGCAAAGAGGAAGAAGCAGTTGAAGAAGGATACAGCTTCGAAAATTAAGTCTTTGGTTGAAGAG GGAAAATATGATAAACAATATGAACAGTCAGAGGAGTTCCAGAAAGAGCTCAAAATCAAGGTTCGTGAACTATTAACTGAACAAGAATGGAGGAGAAGAAAAATGCAAATGAGG ATATCAGAGGAGGAAGGCAGATTAAAAAAGGatgaagaggaacaaaaagagatgTGGAAAAGGAAGCGTGAACATGAAGAAGAGTGGGAAGGAACAAGAGAACAGAGG GTGTCCAGTTGGAGAGATTTCATGAAAGGTGGAAAGAAG AATAAGAAAGGAGAACTTAGGCCCCCTAAGCTTAAGACGGAAGATCCAAACAAATCCTACGTTCAGAGGCCTGTCAAAAGAGGTTAG
- the LOC112771043 gene encoding serine/threonine-protein phosphatase BSL2 isoform X2 — MDVDSSMVQEADHAPSAGAAAPAPAAGEVEQLAESPSSGSGSPAAAQLPVQQQQQAPAQVQQSPVIGPRLAPTYSAMNAIIEKKEDGPGPRCGHTLTAVAAVGEEGAPGYIGPRLILFGGATALEGNSAASGTPSSAGNAGIRLAGATADVHCYDVINNKWSRITPYGEPPTPRAAHVATAVGTMVVIQGGIGPAGLSAEDLHVLDLTQQMPRWHRVSVQGPGPGSRYGHVMALVGQRYLMAIGGNDGKRPLADVWALDTAAKPYEWRKLEPEGEGPPPCMYATASARSDGLLLLCGGRDANSVPLASAYGLAKHRDGRWEWAIAPGVSPSPRYQHAAVFVNARLHVSGGALGGGRMVEDSSSVAVLDTAAGVWCDTKSVVTSPRTGRYSADAAGGDAAVELTRRCRHAAAAVGDLIFIYGGLRGGVLLDDLLVAVDLAASETTTAASHAAAAAASNVQAGGLPGRYGFDERTRQPMSEAAADGSVVLGNPVAPPMNGDMYTDISTENAMLQGSRRTSKGVEYLVEASAAEAEAISAALAAAKARQENGEVELPDRDGGADATPSGKQSSFIKPDSAGSNIIASGGVRLHHRAVVVAAETGGALGGMVRQLSIDQFENEGRRVSYGTPENATAARKLLDRQMSINSVPKKVIAHLLKPRGWKPPVRRQFFLDCNEIADLCDSAERIFSSEPSVLRLKAPIKIFGDLHGQFGDLMRLFDEYGSPSTAGDIAYIDYLFLGDYVDRGQHSLETICLLLALKVEYPKNVHLIRGNHEAADINALFGFRIECIERMGERDGIWTWHRVNRLFNWLPLAALIEKKIICMHGGIGRSINHVEQIENIQRPIPMEAGSIVLMDLLWSDPTENDSVEGLRPNARGPGLVTFGPDRVIEFCNNNDLQLIVRAHECVMDGFERFAQGHLITLFSATNYCGTANNAGAILVLGRDLVVVPKLIHPLPPAMSSPETSPERHIEDTWMQELNANRPPTPTRGRPQVTNDRVLCT; from the exons ATGGATGTTGATTCCTCGATGGTGCAGGAGGCCGATCACGCTCCATCCGCCGGTGCTGCTGCTCCGGCGCCGGCTGCGGGAGAGGTAGAGCAGCTGGCCGAGTCACCGTCTTCAGGCAGTGGATCTCCGGCGGCGGCTCAGCTGCCtgtgcagcagcagcagcaggcgCCTGCTCAGGTGCAGCAGAGTCCGGTGATAGGGCCGAGGCTGGCGCCAACTTATTCGGCGATGAACGCGATTATTGAGAAGAAGGAGGACGGGCCGGGTCCGCGGTGCGGCCACACATTGACGGCGGTGGCAGCCGTCGGAGAGGAGGGGGCTCCTGGGTACATTGGTCCCAGGCTGATATTGTTCGGTGGTGCCACTGCTCTTGAAGGCAATTCTGCGGCTTCAGGGACTCCGTCGTCTGCTGGAAATGCTGGAATAC GTTTAGCTGGTGCTACTGCTGATGTCCACTGTTATGATGTCATTAATAATAAATGGTCTAG GATAACTCCCTATGGAGAGCCTCCAACTCCAAGGGCTGCACATGTGGCAACTGCTGTAGGGACCATGGTGGTTATTCAG GGTGGCATCGGTCCTGCTGGTTTGTCAGCAGAGGATCTTCATGTTCTTGATCTCACTCAGCAAATGCCCCGGTGGCATAG AGTATCTGTTCAAGGCCCTGGACCAGGGTCACGCTATGGACATGTAATGGCTTTGGTGGGGCAGAGGTATCTTATGGCTATTGGAGGAAATGATG GAAAGAGACCTTTGGCTGATGTGTGGGCCTTGGACACAGCTGCCAAGCCTTATGAATGGCGCAAGTTGGAGCCAGAAGGAGAGGGTCCACCTCCATGCAT GTATGCAACTGCAAGTGCACGCTCTGATGGACTGCTTCTGCTCTGTGGAGGGAGAGATGCCAATAGTGTT CCATTGGCAAGTGCATATGGACTTGCTAAGCATAGAGATGGTCGATGGGAATGGGCAATTGCCCCTGGTGTTTCTCCATCACCAAGATATCAGCATGCTGCG GTATTTGTTAATGCAAGGCTCCATGTGTCTGGTGGGGCTCTTGGTGGAGGAAGGATGGTAGAAGACTCATCAAGTGTAGCAG TACTTGACACTGCTGCTGGTGTTTGGTGTGATACAAAATCTGTTGTCACTAGTCCAAGAACCGGTAGATACAGTGCTGATGCAGCCGGAGGAGATGCTGCAGTTGAGTTGACTCGGCGTTGTAGGCATGCAGCTGCTGCTGTTGGtgacctaatttttatttatggtgGTTTACGAGGGG GAGTATTGCTAGATGACCTACTTGTTGCCGTAGATCTTGCTGCTTCAGAAACAACTACTGCCGCTTCACATGCAGCAGCGGCGGCTGCATCTAATGTACAAGCAGGCGGCTTACCTGGAAGATATGGATTTGATGAGAGGACGAGGCAACCAATGTCCGAAGCTGCTGCTGATGGTTCAGTTGTATTAGGAAATCCAGTCGCTCCCCCAATGAATGGAGATATGTATACAGATATCAGCACCGAAAATGCCATGCTTCAGGGTTCTCG GCGAACAAGCAAAGGAGTTGAGTATCTGGTCGAAGCATCAGCTGCAGAAGCTGAAGCTATCAGTGCTGCACTGGCTGCAGCCAAGGCACGGCAAGAGAATGGTGAAGTTGAATTGCCTGACAGAGACGGTGGAGCCGATGCTACCCCAAGTGGGAAACAGTCTTCCTTTATCAAACCTGATTCTGCAGGGTCAAATATCATTGCTTCTGGCGGTGTCCGGCTGCATCATAGAGCT GTGGTTGTTGCTGCGGAGACCGGTGGAGCATTAGGTGGTATGGTTAGACAGCTTTCAATTGATCAATTTGAAAATGAGGGCAGGCGAGTCAGTTATGGAACTCCAGAAAATGCAACTGCTGCTAGAAAATTATTAGACAGACAGATGTCTATCAATAGTGTGCCAAAAAAG GTCATAGCACACCTCTTAAAGCCTCGTGGATGGAAACCACCAGTTCGCCGGCAGTTTTTCTTAGATTGCAATGAAATTGCTGATCTTTGTGACAGTGCCGAGCGGATCTTTTCTAGTGAACCAAGTGTATTACGGCTTAAGGCTCCAATTAAAATATTTGGTGATTTACATGGGCAGTTTGGGGATCTCATGCGGCTTTTTGATGAATATGGTTCACCATCAACTGCTGGTGACATAGC ATATATCGATTATCTATTCCTAGGAGATTATGTTGACCGGGGACAACACAGTTTGGAAACTATATGCCTCCTCCTTGCTTTGAAG GTTGAATATCCCAAAAATGTACATCTAATTCGTGGAAACCATGAAGCTGCAGATATTAATGCTCTTTTTGGCTTCCGAATTGAGTGCATTGAAAGGATG GGTGAGAGAGATGGAATTTGGACATGGCATCGGGTGAACCGTCTGTTTAATTGGCTGCCTCTGGCGGCTTTAATTGAGAAAAAGATTATTTGCATGCATGGTGGTATTGGTCGTTCAATAAATCACGTGGAGCAGATTGAGAACATTCAACGTCCAATTCCAATGGAAGCAGGGTCAATTGTGCTGATGGATCTATTGTG GTCTGATCCTACAGAGAATGATAGTGTGGAAGGACTACGGCCAAATGCAAGAGGTCCTGGATTGGTTACTTTTGGG CCTGATCGTGTCATAGAATTTTGCAATAACAATGATCTTCAGCTGATTGTCCGTGCACATGAATGTGTCATGGATGGGTTTGAACGTTTCGCCCAAGGACATCTGATCACGCTTTTCTCAGCTACAAATTATTGTG GCACTGCAAACAATGCTGGGGCAATATTAGTTTTGGGTAGGGACCTTGTTGTGGTTCCTAAATTAATTCATCCATTACCACCAGCGATGTCTTCACCGGAGACATCACCTGAGCGGCATATTGAAGATACATGGATGCAG GAGTTGAATGCCAACAGACCACCAACGCCAACTAGAGGCCGTCCCCAAGTAACAAATGACCGAG TGCTCTGTACATAG
- the LOC112771043 gene encoding serine/threonine-protein phosphatase BSL3 isoform X1, producing the protein MDVDSSMVQEADHAPSAGAAAPAPAAGEVEQLAESPSSGSGSPAAAQLPVQQQQQAPAQVQQSPVIGPRLAPTYSAMNAIIEKKEDGPGPRCGHTLTAVAAVGEEGAPGYIGPRLILFGGATALEGNSAASGTPSSAGNAGIRLAGATADVHCYDVINNKWSRITPYGEPPTPRAAHVATAVGTMVVIQGGIGPAGLSAEDLHVLDLTQQMPRWHRVSVQGPGPGSRYGHVMALVGQRYLMAIGGNDGKRPLADVWALDTAAKPYEWRKLEPEGEGPPPCMYATASARSDGLLLLCGGRDANSVPLASAYGLAKHRDGRWEWAIAPGVSPSPRYQHAAVFVNARLHVSGGALGGGRMVEDSSSVAVLDTAAGVWCDTKSVVTSPRTGRYSADAAGGDAAVELTRRCRHAAAAVGDLIFIYGGLRGGVLLDDLLVAVDLAASETTTAASHAAAAAASNVQAGGLPGRYGFDERTRQPMSEAAADGSVVLGNPVAPPMNGDMYTDISTENAMLQGSRRTSKGVEYLVEASAAEAEAISAALAAAKARQENGEVELPDRDGGADATPSGKQSSFIKPDSAGSNIIASGGVRLHHRAVVVAAETGGALGGMVRQLSIDQFENEGRRVSYGTPENATAARKLLDRQMSINSVPKKVIAHLLKPRGWKPPVRRQFFLDCNEIADLCDSAERIFSSEPSVLRLKAPIKIFGDLHGQFGDLMRLFDEYGSPSTAGDIAYIDYLFLGDYVDRGQHSLETICLLLALKVEYPKNVHLIRGNHEAADINALFGFRIECIERMGERDGIWTWHRVNRLFNWLPLAALIEKKIICMHGGIGRSINHVEQIENIQRPIPMEAGSIVLMDLLWSDPTENDSVEGLRPNARGPGLVTFGPDRVIEFCNNNDLQLIVRAHECVMDGFERFAQGHLITLFSATNYCGTANNAGAILVLGRDLVVVPKLIHPLPPAMSSPETSPERHIEDTWMQELNANRPPTPTRGRPQVTNDRGSLAWI; encoded by the exons ATGGATGTTGATTCCTCGATGGTGCAGGAGGCCGATCACGCTCCATCCGCCGGTGCTGCTGCTCCGGCGCCGGCTGCGGGAGAGGTAGAGCAGCTGGCCGAGTCACCGTCTTCAGGCAGTGGATCTCCGGCGGCGGCTCAGCTGCCtgtgcagcagcagcagcaggcgCCTGCTCAGGTGCAGCAGAGTCCGGTGATAGGGCCGAGGCTGGCGCCAACTTATTCGGCGATGAACGCGATTATTGAGAAGAAGGAGGACGGGCCGGGTCCGCGGTGCGGCCACACATTGACGGCGGTGGCAGCCGTCGGAGAGGAGGGGGCTCCTGGGTACATTGGTCCCAGGCTGATATTGTTCGGTGGTGCCACTGCTCTTGAAGGCAATTCTGCGGCTTCAGGGACTCCGTCGTCTGCTGGAAATGCTGGAATAC GTTTAGCTGGTGCTACTGCTGATGTCCACTGTTATGATGTCATTAATAATAAATGGTCTAG GATAACTCCCTATGGAGAGCCTCCAACTCCAAGGGCTGCACATGTGGCAACTGCTGTAGGGACCATGGTGGTTATTCAG GGTGGCATCGGTCCTGCTGGTTTGTCAGCAGAGGATCTTCATGTTCTTGATCTCACTCAGCAAATGCCCCGGTGGCATAG AGTATCTGTTCAAGGCCCTGGACCAGGGTCACGCTATGGACATGTAATGGCTTTGGTGGGGCAGAGGTATCTTATGGCTATTGGAGGAAATGATG GAAAGAGACCTTTGGCTGATGTGTGGGCCTTGGACACAGCTGCCAAGCCTTATGAATGGCGCAAGTTGGAGCCAGAAGGAGAGGGTCCACCTCCATGCAT GTATGCAACTGCAAGTGCACGCTCTGATGGACTGCTTCTGCTCTGTGGAGGGAGAGATGCCAATAGTGTT CCATTGGCAAGTGCATATGGACTTGCTAAGCATAGAGATGGTCGATGGGAATGGGCAATTGCCCCTGGTGTTTCTCCATCACCAAGATATCAGCATGCTGCG GTATTTGTTAATGCAAGGCTCCATGTGTCTGGTGGGGCTCTTGGTGGAGGAAGGATGGTAGAAGACTCATCAAGTGTAGCAG TACTTGACACTGCTGCTGGTGTTTGGTGTGATACAAAATCTGTTGTCACTAGTCCAAGAACCGGTAGATACAGTGCTGATGCAGCCGGAGGAGATGCTGCAGTTGAGTTGACTCGGCGTTGTAGGCATGCAGCTGCTGCTGTTGGtgacctaatttttatttatggtgGTTTACGAGGGG GAGTATTGCTAGATGACCTACTTGTTGCCGTAGATCTTGCTGCTTCAGAAACAACTACTGCCGCTTCACATGCAGCAGCGGCGGCTGCATCTAATGTACAAGCAGGCGGCTTACCTGGAAGATATGGATTTGATGAGAGGACGAGGCAACCAATGTCCGAAGCTGCTGCTGATGGTTCAGTTGTATTAGGAAATCCAGTCGCTCCCCCAATGAATGGAGATATGTATACAGATATCAGCACCGAAAATGCCATGCTTCAGGGTTCTCG GCGAACAAGCAAAGGAGTTGAGTATCTGGTCGAAGCATCAGCTGCAGAAGCTGAAGCTATCAGTGCTGCACTGGCTGCAGCCAAGGCACGGCAAGAGAATGGTGAAGTTGAATTGCCTGACAGAGACGGTGGAGCCGATGCTACCCCAAGTGGGAAACAGTCTTCCTTTATCAAACCTGATTCTGCAGGGTCAAATATCATTGCTTCTGGCGGTGTCCGGCTGCATCATAGAGCT GTGGTTGTTGCTGCGGAGACCGGTGGAGCATTAGGTGGTATGGTTAGACAGCTTTCAATTGATCAATTTGAAAATGAGGGCAGGCGAGTCAGTTATGGAACTCCAGAAAATGCAACTGCTGCTAGAAAATTATTAGACAGACAGATGTCTATCAATAGTGTGCCAAAAAAG GTCATAGCACACCTCTTAAAGCCTCGTGGATGGAAACCACCAGTTCGCCGGCAGTTTTTCTTAGATTGCAATGAAATTGCTGATCTTTGTGACAGTGCCGAGCGGATCTTTTCTAGTGAACCAAGTGTATTACGGCTTAAGGCTCCAATTAAAATATTTGGTGATTTACATGGGCAGTTTGGGGATCTCATGCGGCTTTTTGATGAATATGGTTCACCATCAACTGCTGGTGACATAGC ATATATCGATTATCTATTCCTAGGAGATTATGTTGACCGGGGACAACACAGTTTGGAAACTATATGCCTCCTCCTTGCTTTGAAG GTTGAATATCCCAAAAATGTACATCTAATTCGTGGAAACCATGAAGCTGCAGATATTAATGCTCTTTTTGGCTTCCGAATTGAGTGCATTGAAAGGATG GGTGAGAGAGATGGAATTTGGACATGGCATCGGGTGAACCGTCTGTTTAATTGGCTGCCTCTGGCGGCTTTAATTGAGAAAAAGATTATTTGCATGCATGGTGGTATTGGTCGTTCAATAAATCACGTGGAGCAGATTGAGAACATTCAACGTCCAATTCCAATGGAAGCAGGGTCAATTGTGCTGATGGATCTATTGTG GTCTGATCCTACAGAGAATGATAGTGTGGAAGGACTACGGCCAAATGCAAGAGGTCCTGGATTGGTTACTTTTGGG CCTGATCGTGTCATAGAATTTTGCAATAACAATGATCTTCAGCTGATTGTCCGTGCACATGAATGTGTCATGGATGGGTTTGAACGTTTCGCCCAAGGACATCTGATCACGCTTTTCTCAGCTACAAATTATTGTG GCACTGCAAACAATGCTGGGGCAATATTAGTTTTGGGTAGGGACCTTGTTGTGGTTCCTAAATTAATTCATCCATTACCACCAGCGATGTCTTCACCGGAGACATCACCTGAGCGGCATATTGAAGATACATGGATGCAG GAGTTGAATGCCAACAGACCACCAACGCCAACTAGAGGCCGTCCCCAAGTAACAAATGACCGAGGTTCGCTCGCTTGGATATAG